A part of Micromonospora chersina genomic DNA contains:
- a CDS encoding biliverdin-producing heme oxygenase, whose product MSEQARRARPEAVSPMLAALRTGTRDHHLALERDLDLPGRIRTRADLAAVLSALLAAWAPLERDLAAADWSGLRLDPRLGAATGLLRADLAALGIAQAAGDGREDGGVRFDTRARAVGGRYVLLGSALGGSVIAPVVERRLGLAEGEATGFFRRSGRAPGRDWRDFRVALTAGEWPPAELAEAAEAARATFTFVGRTAAPLLRAA is encoded by the coding sequence ATGTCTGAGCAGGCCCGCCGCGCGCGACCGGAGGCCGTGTCGCCGATGCTGGCCGCGTTGCGGACCGGCACCCGCGACCACCATCTGGCGCTGGAACGCGACCTCGACCTGCCCGGCCGGATCCGGACCCGGGCCGACCTGGCGGCCGTGCTCTCGGCGCTGCTCGCCGCGTGGGCCCCGCTGGAACGCGACCTCGCCGCCGCGGACTGGTCCGGGCTGCGGCTCGACCCCCGGCTCGGCGCGGCGACCGGCCTGCTCCGCGCCGACCTGGCCGCGCTCGGCATCGCGCAGGCGGCGGGCGACGGCCGGGAGGACGGCGGTGTCCGGTTCGACACCCGGGCCCGGGCGGTCGGCGGACGGTACGTGTTGCTCGGCAGCGCGCTGGGCGGCAGCGTCATCGCTCCCGTGGTGGAACGGCGGCTCGGCCTCGCCGAGGGCGAGGCGACCGGCTTCTTCCGGCGCAGCGGCCGCGCGCCCGGGCGCGACTGGCGGGACTTCCGCGTGGCGCTGACCGCCGGCGAGTGGCCACCGGCGGAGCTGGCCGAGGCGGCCGAGGCCGCCCGCGCCACCTTCACCTTCGTGGGCCGGACCGCCGCGCCGCTGCTCCGCGCGGCCTGA
- a CDS encoding acyl-CoA dehydrogenase family protein, which translates to MAHDLLTAVRELTPELTARAAEIERERELPADLLDRLRAAGCFRMFVPRDHGGYEVDLRTGMAVLETLARADGSTGWTVMIGAETPHLLALLSRERFDKIYAAGPDVVVAGAFAPQGRAELADGGFQVSGRWAFASGCRHADWIFGNCLVTADGQPIPGADGAPPETRSMLFPADRVQVVDTWHVLGLRGTGSHDVVVDSAFCPAEATFDLFTGTPCLPGPGFVAPLAQFVLHLGAVAVGIAQGALDDLTALLGGDRQRLYARQPLADSPAFRIHLGRADLNVRAARTLLADLADDLWAACAQDPERIPTLQPTISAALPWVTEQAIAAVATCYRAAGGGAARDSSPLQRRFRDIHTFAQHAAAAEGWLGNNGARLLGRPVALAY; encoded by the coding sequence ATGGCGCACGACCTGCTGACCGCCGTACGCGAGCTGACGCCCGAGCTGACCGCGCGGGCCGCGGAGATCGAGCGGGAGCGGGAACTGCCCGCCGACCTGCTCGACCGGCTCCGCGCCGCCGGCTGCTTCCGGATGTTCGTGCCGCGCGACCACGGCGGGTACGAGGTGGACCTGCGCACCGGCATGGCGGTGCTGGAGACCCTGGCCCGGGCGGACGGCTCGACCGGCTGGACCGTGATGATCGGCGCGGAGACCCCGCACCTGCTGGCCCTGCTGTCCCGCGAGCGGTTCGACAAGATCTACGCCGCCGGCCCGGACGTCGTGGTGGCCGGCGCCTTCGCCCCGCAGGGCCGGGCCGAGCTGGCCGACGGCGGCTTCCAGGTCAGCGGGCGCTGGGCGTTCGCCAGCGGCTGCCGGCACGCCGACTGGATCTTCGGCAACTGCCTGGTCACCGCCGACGGCCAGCCCATTCCGGGCGCGGACGGCGCGCCGCCGGAGACCCGCTCGATGCTCTTCCCGGCCGACCGGGTGCAAGTTGTGGACACCTGGCACGTGCTCGGCCTGCGCGGCACCGGCAGCCACGACGTGGTGGTCGACTCGGCCTTCTGCCCGGCGGAGGCGACCTTCGACCTGTTCACCGGCACGCCGTGCCTGCCCGGCCCGGGGTTCGTGGCGCCGCTGGCGCAGTTCGTGCTGCACCTGGGCGCCGTGGCGGTCGGCATCGCGCAGGGCGCGCTCGACGACCTGACCGCCCTGCTCGGCGGCGACCGGCAGCGGCTGTACGCCCGGCAGCCGCTCGCCGACTCCCCCGCCTTCCGGATTCACCTGGGCCGGGCCGACCTGAACGTGCGCGCCGCCCGGACGCTCCTCGCCGACCTCGCCGACGACCTCTGGGCCGCCTGCGCACAGGACCCGGAGCGGATCCCGACGCTGCAACCGACCATCTCGGCGGCCCTGCCCTGGGTCACCGAGCAGGCGATCGCCGCCGTGGCCACCTGCTACCGGGCGGCCGGCGGCGGCGCGGCCCGCGACTCCTCCCCGCTCCAGCGCCGGTTCCGGGACATCCACACGTTCGCCCAGCACGCGGCAGCCGCCGAGGGCTGGCTGGGCAACAACGGCGCGCGGCTGCTGGGCCGGCCGGTGGCGCTGGCGTACTGA
- a CDS encoding sensor histidine kinase, which yields MSADPTAAPSRDRRRPVAARLVAVGCALLLVGTAVCWVAARRPWGLSQLYFLVDFTDCAVYGTVAWLVLLRRGHPVAWLLAATGLGGGLSALSAQYVDLLAVRPDLPAPVLLTSARDWAWVFGMLSLITVVPWLVREGRLPLPARVAVAAGALVTAGVAVFHLTWPGRPGHPSGAPFPVTAPRWAEFVVAGEPWLFRVVPLLGLVAAAGVLRRWRTGPPAERVGLGWLAVGTLLLAVSFAPLGFPVEWARQVPDWLAPTAMLASQAFFPAAVLAVVLRQRLWGIEIAVRRTLVWFLLTFLLVAAYVVGVSVLDGLLPSSPAVPGVLVTALVAAGTQPARSRVQRGVDRLIHGEAVEPLGVVRGVGHRISASADPADVLDGVAGSVTDLLRLGACAIEVDGPEPYAAHGSSAGPVGAPLVLPLLRGGTEIGRLVAWARAGERLDGRTRAALLDLVPLVASAASLAATGRALAASRARLAEAREEERRKLRRDLHDGLGPALAGVALGLAAARNLLTVDPEAAGRLLDRLRDETDQRVEHVRDLARGLLPPVLGERGLAPALHELAQRYAGSGLAVQVEAEPLPLPEPVATAIYGIVSEAVRNAHRHAGAADCRVTVRHDDEGLTLRVEDGGRGIVPGTPAGIGMRSMRERAEGIGGVCVVAPGPDGGTTVTVRVPAARLSGDAAPDEAGQPFAVVP from the coding sequence ATGTCCGCCGATCCGACGGCCGCGCCGTCCCGCGACCGCCGCCGCCCGGTCGCCGCCCGGCTGGTCGCCGTCGGCTGCGCGCTCCTGCTCGTGGGTACGGCGGTCTGCTGGGTGGCGGCCCGCCGGCCGTGGGGCCTGTCGCAGCTCTACTTCCTTGTCGACTTCACCGACTGCGCGGTCTACGGCACGGTCGCCTGGCTGGTCCTGCTGCGCCGGGGTCACCCGGTCGCCTGGCTGCTCGCCGCGACCGGGCTGGGCGGCGGGCTCTCGGCGCTCAGCGCGCAGTACGTGGACCTGCTGGCGGTCCGGCCCGACCTGCCCGCGCCGGTGCTGCTCACCTCGGCCCGGGACTGGGCCTGGGTGTTCGGGATGCTCTCGCTCATCACGGTGGTGCCCTGGCTGGTCCGGGAGGGGCGGCTGCCTCTGCCGGCCCGGGTCGCCGTGGCGGCCGGCGCCCTGGTCACCGCCGGGGTCGCGGTGTTCCACCTGACCTGGCCGGGGCGGCCGGGGCATCCCTCCGGAGCGCCGTTCCCGGTCACCGCGCCGCGCTGGGCGGAGTTCGTGGTCGCGGGGGAGCCCTGGCTGTTCCGGGTGGTGCCGCTGCTCGGGCTGGTGGCCGCCGCCGGGGTGCTGCGGCGGTGGCGTACCGGGCCGCCGGCCGAGCGGGTGGGGCTGGGCTGGCTGGCGGTCGGCACCCTGCTGCTCGCGGTGAGCTTCGCACCGCTCGGCTTCCCCGTCGAGTGGGCCCGCCAGGTCCCGGACTGGCTGGCCCCGACCGCGATGCTCGCCTCGCAGGCGTTCTTCCCGGCCGCGGTGCTGGCCGTGGTGCTCCGGCAGCGGCTGTGGGGCATCGAGATCGCGGTGCGCCGCACCCTGGTCTGGTTCCTGCTCACCTTCCTGCTGGTCGCCGCGTACGTGGTCGGGGTGAGCGTGCTCGACGGGCTGCTGCCGTCGTCGCCGGCCGTGCCGGGGGTGCTGGTCACGGCGCTGGTGGCGGCCGGCACCCAACCGGCCCGGTCCCGGGTGCAGCGGGGCGTGGACCGGCTGATCCACGGCGAGGCGGTGGAGCCGCTCGGCGTGGTCCGTGGCGTCGGCCACCGGATCAGCGCCTCCGCCGACCCGGCGGACGTGCTGGACGGGGTGGCCGGCAGCGTGACGGACCTGCTCCGGCTGGGTGCCTGCGCCATCGAGGTGGACGGCCCCGAGCCGTACGCCGCGCACGGCTCCTCCGCCGGCCCGGTGGGCGCGCCGCTGGTGCTGCCGCTGCTCCGGGGCGGCACCGAGATCGGCCGGCTGGTCGCCTGGGCCCGGGCGGGGGAGCGGCTGGACGGGCGGACCCGCGCGGCGCTGCTGGACCTGGTGCCGCTTGTCGCCTCGGCCGCCAGCCTGGCCGCGACCGGGCGGGCGCTGGCCGCCTCGCGGGCCCGGCTGGCCGAGGCGCGCGAGGAGGAGCGGCGCAAGCTGCGCCGGGACCTGCACGACGGGCTCGGCCCGGCGCTGGCCGGGGTGGCGCTGGGCCTGGCGGCGGCCCGTAACCTGCTCACCGTGGATCCCGAGGCGGCCGGCCGGTTGCTGGACCGGTTGCGCGACGAGACCGACCAGCGGGTGGAGCACGTGCGGGACCTGGCCCGGGGGCTGCTGCCGCCGGTGCTGGGCGAGCGCGGCCTCGCCCCGGCGCTGCACGAGCTGGCCCAGCGGTACGCGGGCTCCGGGCTGGCCGTCCAGGTCGAGGCCGAGCCGCTGCCGCTGCCGGAGCCGGTGGCCACCGCGATCTACGGGATCGTCTCCGAGGCGGTCCGCAACGCGCACCGGCACGCGGGCGCGGCGGACTGCCGGGTGACCGTGCGGCACGACGACGAGGGGCTCACGCTCCGGGTCGAGGACGGCGGCCGTGGCATCGTGCCGGGCACCCCGGCCGGGATCGGGATGCGTTCGATGCGGGAACGGGCCGAGGGGATCGGCGGGGTGTGCGTGGTGGCGCCGGGGCCGGACGGCGGTACCACTGTCACCGTCCGGGTGCCGGCCGCACGGCTGTCCGGCGACGCCGCGCCGGACGAGGCCGGGCAGCCGTTCGCGGTGGTCCCGTGA
- a CDS encoding response regulator, which produces MTGETIRVAVVDDHPVFRLGMSALLASTAGLEVVGEAADADAALRVADQHLPDVIIMDLHLGGRSGVAATREIVARHPGIGVLVVTMLDDDDWVFAALRAGARGYLLKGAAPAEVERAVRAVANGEVLLGPVIASRAVSYLSGARGAGAAPFPELTDREREVLDLVAQGLSNVVIARRLTLSPKTVRNHLSNVLAKLQVADRAQAIVRAREAGLGQP; this is translated from the coding sequence GTGACCGGGGAGACGATCCGGGTCGCGGTGGTCGACGATCACCCGGTGTTCCGGCTCGGCATGAGCGCGCTGCTGGCGTCGACGGCCGGGCTGGAGGTGGTCGGCGAGGCGGCCGACGCGGACGCCGCGTTGCGGGTCGCCGACCAGCACCTGCCCGACGTGATCATCATGGACCTGCACCTGGGCGGCCGCTCCGGGGTGGCGGCGACCCGGGAGATCGTGGCCCGGCACCCGGGGATCGGGGTGCTGGTGGTGACGATGCTGGACGACGACGACTGGGTCTTCGCGGCGCTGCGCGCCGGGGCCCGCGGCTACCTGCTCAAGGGCGCCGCCCCGGCCGAGGTGGAGCGGGCGGTCCGGGCGGTGGCCAACGGCGAGGTGCTGCTCGGCCCGGTCATCGCGAGCCGCGCGGTGAGCTACCTGTCCGGGGCGCGCGGCGCCGGGGCCGCCCCCTTCCCCGAGCTGACCGACCGGGAGCGCGAGGTGCTGGATCTGGTCGCGCAGGGGCTGAGCAACGTGGTCATCGCCCGGCGGCTGACGCTGAGCCCGAAGACCGTCCGCAACCACCTGTCGAACGTGCTGGCCAAGCTGCAGGTGGCCGACCGCGCCCAGGCCATCGTCCGGGCCCGGGAGGCGGGCCTCGGTCAGCCCTGA
- a CDS encoding TetR/AcrR family transcriptional regulator has protein sequence MGNREDLLAGAKRCLMEKGYSATTARDVAGAAGTSLAAIGYHFRTTKALLNEALVEAMAEWGEELQRALAEDAGPEATPEQRFEAAWERIIESFTRLRPLWAVQFELIAQLDRAPELREAFAGVTRQARLGLAQVFHRLDPALDESTALALGAFHQALIGGVAAQWLVDPAAAPSARELTRALRALSTDFGQG, from the coding sequence ATGGGAAATCGGGAGGACCTGCTCGCCGGCGCCAAGCGCTGCCTCATGGAGAAGGGGTACTCGGCCACCACGGCCCGGGACGTGGCCGGCGCGGCCGGCACCAGCCTGGCTGCCATCGGCTACCACTTCCGCACGACGAAGGCGCTGCTCAACGAGGCGCTCGTGGAGGCCATGGCGGAGTGGGGCGAGGAGCTGCAACGTGCCCTCGCCGAGGACGCCGGGCCGGAGGCCACTCCCGAGCAGCGCTTCGAGGCGGCGTGGGAGCGGATCATCGAGTCGTTCACCCGGCTCCGGCCGCTCTGGGCCGTCCAGTTCGAGCTGATCGCCCAGCTGGACCGCGCGCCCGAGCTGCGGGAGGCGTTCGCCGGGGTCACCCGGCAGGCCCGGCTCGGGCTGGCCCAGGTCTTCCACCGGCTCGACCCGGCCCTCGACGAGTCGACAGCGCTCGCCCTCGGCGCCTTCCACCAGGCGCTCATCGGCGGCGTCGCGGCCCAGTGGCTGGTCGACCCGGCGGCGGCCCCCTCGGCGCGCGAGCTGACCCGCGCGCTGCGGGCCCTCAGCACCGATTTCGGTCAGGGCTGA
- a CDS encoding FAD-dependent monooxygenase: MTDVLISGAGVAGPALAWWLRRHGFRPTVVERAPALRDGGYKVDVRGAALTVLDRMGLREQVRRHDTGMRLARFVDASGTQLATMDAALFGGREGDDVELMRGDLARLLVEATGDVEYLFGDSIAALDPAADGVDVTFAGGGRRRFDLVVGADGLHSTVRRLAFGPAAAYLRPLGHHIAICTVPAGFGEERVELMHPAPGRTVGVYRTAGAPDARALFLFPSPAEEPDHRDLPAQRAALAGAFGGAGWRVPELLAAADEAPDFYFAPMSQVRMDRWSAGRVGLVGDAGYGPSPASGQGTSLGLVGAYVLAASLAEAGGDPVAGFAAYERRMRPFVAANQRLAERNLKGMVLSSAAQIRFQTLMLRLMPRLPGRERMISRVTEPIRRAATAITLPDAPAAAA, encoded by the coding sequence ATGACTGACGTCCTGATCTCCGGCGCCGGTGTCGCCGGCCCCGCGCTCGCCTGGTGGCTGCGCCGCCACGGCTTCCGGCCGACCGTCGTCGAGCGCGCCCCGGCGCTGCGCGACGGGGGCTACAAGGTGGATGTCCGGGGCGCGGCGCTGACCGTGCTGGACCGGATGGGCCTGCGCGAGCAGGTGCGCCGGCACGACACCGGGATGCGGCTGGCCCGCTTCGTGGACGCGTCCGGCACGCAGCTGGCCACCATGGACGCCGCGCTCTTCGGTGGCCGCGAGGGCGACGACGTCGAGCTGATGCGCGGAGACCTGGCCCGGCTGCTCGTCGAGGCCACCGGCGACGTGGAATACCTCTTCGGCGACTCGATCGCCGCGCTGGACCCGGCCGCCGACGGGGTGGACGTGACCTTCGCCGGGGGCGGGCGCCGCCGCTTCGACCTCGTGGTCGGCGCCGACGGGCTGCACTCGACAGTACGCCGGCTGGCGTTCGGCCCCGCGGCGGCGTACCTGCGCCCGCTGGGGCACCACATCGCGATCTGCACCGTCCCCGCCGGGTTCGGCGAGGAGCGGGTCGAGCTGATGCACCCGGCGCCGGGCCGGACCGTCGGCGTCTACCGCACCGCCGGCGCGCCCGACGCCCGGGCGCTGTTCCTCTTCCCCTCGCCCGCCGAGGAGCCGGACCACCGTGACCTGCCCGCCCAGCGGGCGGCACTGGCCGGGGCGTTCGGCGGGGCCGGCTGGCGGGTGCCCGAACTGCTCGCCGCCGCCGACGAGGCGCCGGACTTCTACTTCGCTCCCATGAGCCAGGTGCGGATGGACCGCTGGTCCGCCGGCCGGGTCGGGCTGGTCGGCGACGCCGGCTACGGCCCGTCGCCGGCCTCCGGGCAGGGCACGAGCCTCGGGCTGGTCGGGGCGTACGTGCTGGCCGCCTCGCTGGCCGAGGCCGGCGGGGACCCGGTCGCCGGGTTCGCCGCGTACGAGCGCCGGATGCGCCCGTTCGTCGCGGCGAACCAGCGCCTGGCCGAGCGCAACCTCAAGGGGATGGTGCTGTCGTCGGCCGCGCAGATCCGGTTCCAGACGCTGATGCTGCGCCTCATGCCGCGCCTGCCCGGCCGGGAGCGGATGATCAGCCGGGTCACCGAGCCGATCCGCCGGGCGGCCACCGCGATCACCCTGCCGGACGCCCCGGCGGCCGCGGCCTGA
- a CDS encoding SRPBCC family protein produces MDRDSFRPGPLADVSWAAAGDRWDLILVRDLRHPPEKVWAALTEPDRLAQWAPFLADRDLGTPGAVTLSTVDGERSWPAPATVRRAEPPRLLEYTWGDGLLCWELAGTAAGTRLTLRHRFDDRALGASMAAGWHLCLDVAGHLLDGDPVGPIRGAEAKEFGWDDLRAAYDERLAD; encoded by the coding sequence ATGGACCGCGACAGCTTCCGGCCCGGCCCGCTCGCCGACGTCTCCTGGGCGGCGGCCGGCGACCGGTGGGACCTCATCCTCGTCCGCGACCTGCGGCATCCGCCGGAGAAGGTGTGGGCCGCGCTCACCGAGCCGGACCGGCTCGCCCAGTGGGCGCCCTTCCTGGCCGACCGCGACCTGGGCACGCCCGGAGCGGTCACGCTGAGCACCGTCGACGGCGAGCGGAGCTGGCCGGCGCCGGCCACCGTGCGGCGCGCCGAGCCACCCCGCCTGCTCGAATACACCTGGGGCGACGGCCTGCTGTGCTGGGAGTTGGCCGGCACGGCGGCCGGCACCCGCCTCACCCTGCGGCACCGCTTCGACGACCGGGCCCTGGGCGCGAGCATGGCCGCCGGCTGGCACCTCTGCCTCGACGTCGCCGGCCACCTGCTCGACGGCGACCCGGTCGGCCCGATCCGGGGCGCCGAGGCGAAGGAGTTCGGCTGGGACGACCTGCGCGCCGCGTACGACGAGCGCCTGGCGGACTGA
- a CDS encoding ArsR/SmtB family transcription factor has translation MSGDAFAVLAEPTRRRILDRLRRSESSVGDLVAALGMSQPAVSKHLKVLREAGLVSCRTAAQQRIYRIDVRPLRAVDDWLGPYRRMWTDHLDALERHLDSQE, from the coding sequence GTGTCCGGGGATGCCTTCGCCGTGCTGGCCGAGCCCACCCGACGCCGCATCCTCGACCGGCTGCGCCGGTCGGAGAGCAGCGTCGGGGACCTCGTGGCCGCGCTCGGCATGAGCCAGCCGGCCGTCTCCAAGCACCTCAAGGTGCTGCGCGAGGCCGGCCTGGTCAGCTGCCGCACCGCCGCCCAGCAGCGGATCTACCGCATCGACGTCCGCCCGCTGCGCGCCGTGGACGACTGGCTCGGGCCGTACCGGCGGATGTGGACCGACCACCTCGACGCCCTGGAACGTCATCTCGACAGTCAGGAGTGA
- a CDS encoding LLM class F420-dependent oxidoreductase — MELRIFTEPQQGANYDQLLAVARQAEETGFGAFFRSDHYLKMGSVSGDPGPTDAWTTLAGLARDTKTIRLGTLMTAATFRLPGPLAITVAQVDQMSGGRVELGIGAGWFAEEHTAYGIPFPPLGERFDRLEEQLAVITGLWETPAGSTFDFPGKYYPVSDSPALPKPVQQPRPPILLGGTGPKRTPRLAARYADEFNLPFAPVEDAAAQFQRVKDACAEIDRDPATMTWSNALVLCCGRDDAEVARRAAAIGREPAELRENGAAGTPAEVVDKLGRYAEIGSERVYLQVLDLADLDHLELVAAEVMRQV; from the coding sequence ATGGAACTGCGGATCTTCACCGAACCCCAGCAGGGCGCCAACTACGACCAGCTGCTCGCCGTGGCGCGCCAGGCGGAGGAGACCGGCTTCGGCGCCTTCTTCCGCTCCGACCACTACCTGAAGATGGGCTCGGTGAGCGGCGACCCGGGACCGACCGACGCCTGGACCACCCTCGCCGGCCTGGCCCGGGACACGAAGACGATCCGGCTCGGCACCCTGATGACCGCCGCCACCTTCCGGCTCCCCGGCCCGCTCGCCATCACCGTCGCCCAGGTCGACCAGATGAGCGGCGGCCGGGTCGAGCTGGGCATCGGCGCCGGCTGGTTCGCCGAGGAGCACACCGCGTACGGGATCCCGTTCCCGCCGCTGGGGGAGCGGTTCGACCGGCTGGAGGAGCAGCTCGCGGTCATCACCGGGCTCTGGGAGACGCCGGCCGGGTCGACCTTCGACTTCCCCGGCAAGTACTACCCGGTCAGCGACTCACCGGCGCTGCCCAAGCCCGTCCAGCAGCCGCGCCCGCCGATCCTGCTCGGCGGCACGGGCCCGAAGCGCACGCCCCGCCTGGCGGCCCGCTACGCCGACGAGTTCAACCTGCCGTTCGCCCCGGTCGAGGACGCGGCTGCGCAGTTCCAGCGGGTGAAGGACGCCTGCGCCGAGATCGACCGGGACCCCGCCACCATGACCTGGTCCAACGCCCTGGTGCTCTGCTGCGGCCGCGACGACGCCGAGGTGGCCCGGCGCGCCGCCGCGATCGGCCGGGAGCCCGCCGAGCTGCGCGAGAACGGCGCCGCCGGCACGCCCGCTGAGGTCGTCGACAAGCTCGGCCGGTACGCGGAGATCGGCAGCGAGCGGGTCTACCTCCAGGTGCTCGACCTGGCCGACCTGGACCACCTGGAGCTGGTCGCCGCCGAGGTGATGCGGCAGGTGTGA
- a CDS encoding PH domain-containing protein encodes MMHPDTGDGNGGNDVELHRNRGVLPLALVCVAGGVMVLAVAGDGPVLRMLVALGIVAIGVKVLVGALRPYRCVLGPDGLEVRRPGLRGTYRWEQFAALALDDAGRLVGVPGAGLPPGLPATARHPRDGRPAVELLDLRQVRESPDEVTAALTRYAGDRFTDARTRPTGADDETGTDREATA; translated from the coding sequence ATGATGCACCCGGACACCGGGGACGGGAACGGGGGGAACGACGTGGAGCTGCACCGCAACCGAGGGGTCCTGCCGCTGGCCCTCGTCTGCGTGGCGGGCGGGGTGATGGTGCTCGCCGTGGCCGGTGACGGGCCGGTGCTGCGGATGCTTGTCGCCCTGGGCATCGTGGCGATCGGCGTCAAGGTGCTGGTCGGCGCCCTGCGGCCGTACCGCTGCGTCCTCGGCCCCGACGGGCTGGAGGTGCGCCGGCCGGGCCTGCGCGGGACGTACCGCTGGGAGCAGTTCGCGGCGCTCGCCCTCGACGACGCCGGCCGGCTGGTCGGCGTGCCCGGTGCCGGCCTGCCACCGGGCCTGCCGGCGACCGCCCGGCACCCGCGCGACGGCCGTCCCGCCGTCGAACTGCTCGACCTCCGCCAGGTGCGGGAGAGCCCCGACGAGGTGACGGCGGCGTTGACCCGGTACGCGGGCGACCGCTTCACCGACGCGCGCACCCGGCCGACCGGCGCGGATGACGAGACCGGCACCGATCGGGAGGCCACCGCATGA
- a CDS encoding FAD-binding protein yields MTGTNWAGNVTWSARARHEPSTLDELRRLVAGADRVRAVGTGHSFNRLGDTTGVQVSVAGLPPTVALDRDRGTVTVSAGMRYGDLATALHTQGYAVANLASLPHISVAGAVATATHGSGPAHGNLATAVAALELVTADGDLLTVDRADPRFAGLAVHLGALGVVTRLTLDVVPAFEVRQYVRLGLPRAALDDALDAAYSVSVFTGWRSPLFDQVWLKQRADQPPPPADWLDTRAADSPRHPVPGMPAENCTEQLGVPGPWHERLPHFRLGFTPSSGDELQSEWHLARADGAAALAALDPAAGRIAAVLQVCELRTVAADGLWLSPNHERDSLAVHFTWVGDPAAVAPVLDEVEERLAPFAPRPHWGKLFARDPAAAYPRHDDFRALLREFDPAGKFRTALLDRYFPRD; encoded by the coding sequence ATGACCGGCACCAACTGGGCGGGCAACGTCACCTGGTCGGCCCGCGCCCGCCACGAGCCGTCCACGCTGGACGAGCTGCGCCGGCTGGTGGCCGGCGCGGACCGGGTCCGGGCGGTGGGCACCGGCCACTCGTTCAACCGGCTCGGCGACACCACCGGCGTGCAGGTGTCGGTGGCCGGGCTGCCGCCGACGGTGGCGCTCGACCGCGACCGGGGCACCGTCACCGTCTCCGCCGGAATGCGGTACGGCGACCTGGCCACCGCGCTGCACACGCAGGGGTACGCGGTGGCGAACCTCGCCTCGCTGCCGCACATCTCGGTGGCCGGTGCGGTCGCCACCGCCACCCACGGCTCCGGGCCCGCCCACGGCAACCTGGCCACCGCCGTGGCCGCGCTGGAACTGGTCACCGCCGACGGCGACCTGCTCACCGTGGACCGCGCCGACCCCCGGTTCGCCGGGCTGGCGGTCCACCTCGGCGCGCTGGGCGTGGTCACCCGGCTCACCCTCGACGTGGTGCCCGCCTTCGAGGTGCGCCAGTACGTCCGCCTCGGCCTGCCCCGCGCGGCCCTGGACGACGCCCTCGACGCGGCCTACAGCGTCAGCGTCTTCACCGGCTGGCGGTCACCCCTGTTCGACCAGGTGTGGCTCAAGCAGCGGGCCGACCAGCCGCCGCCCCCGGCGGACTGGCTGGACACCCGGGCCGCCGATTCGCCGCGCCACCCGGTGCCCGGCATGCCGGCGGAGAACTGCACCGAACAGCTCGGCGTGCCCGGGCCGTGGCACGAGCGGCTGCCGCACTTCCGGCTCGGCTTCACCCCGAGCAGCGGCGACGAACTCCAGTCCGAGTGGCACCTGGCCCGCGCGGACGGCGCCGCGGCGCTGGCCGCCCTCGACCCGGCGGCCGGGCGGATCGCGGCCGTACTCCAGGTCTGCGAGCTGCGTACGGTGGCCGCCGACGGGTTGTGGCTGAGCCCGAACCACGAGCGCGACAGCCTCGCCGTCCACTTCACCTGGGTGGGCGACCCGGCCGCGGTGGCACCCGTGCTCGACGAGGTGGAGGAGCGGCTCGCGCCGTTCGCCCCGCGCCCCCACTGGGGCAAGCTCTTCGCCCGCGACCCGGCCGCCGCCTATCCCCGCCACGACGACTTCCGCGCCCTGCTGCGCGAGTTCGACCCGGCCGGCAAGTTCCGCACCGCGTTGCTGGACCGCTACTTCCCCCGGGACTGA